A stretch of the Portunus trituberculatus isolate SZX2019 chromosome 11, ASM1759143v1, whole genome shotgun sequence genome encodes the following:
- the LOC123502283 gene encoding uncharacterized protein LOC123502283, which translates to MTADTEDSTNQELVIRSRDCSDPVRPAPSGKDSLASHCAYIDRCRRRCYRYSEGHCLALGLHCRPANTRVAVAATGTEGLRLAAAWQTPATPPPPLTPPPQSRDSASHSRHPPIQRLLPLPPHYGVTVLGSVVTTE; encoded by the exons ATGACGGCAGACACGGAAGATTCCACTAACCAG gagttggtGATCCGAAGCCGTGACTGCAGCGATCCCGTGCGTCCTGCACCATCAGGGAAGGACTCTTTGGCTTCGCACTGCGCCTACATTGACcgttgccgccgccgctgctaccGCTACTCGGAGGGGCACTGCCTCGCATTGGGCCTTCACTGCCGTCCCGCTAATACACGTGTCGCCGTCGCAGCTACTGGCACTGAGGGACTTCGCCTCGCAGCGGCCTGGCAAacacctgctacaccaccaccaccactaactccacCACCGCAGTCCAGAGATTCAGCTTCGCATAGCAGACATCCTCCTATTCAACgcttgctgccactaccacctcatTATGGTGTCACTGTACTTGGATCTGTTGTCACTACTGAATAA